Proteins from a genomic interval of Tachyglossus aculeatus isolate mTacAcu1 chromosome 8, mTacAcu1.pri, whole genome shotgun sequence:
- the SERF2 gene encoding small EDRK-rich factor 2, with the protein MTRGNQRELARQKNMKKQSDSGKGKRRDDGLSAAARKQRDSEIMQQKQKKANEKKEEPK; encoded by the exons ATGACcc GCGGTAACCAACGTGAGCTCGCCCGCCAGAAGAACATGAAGAAGCAGAGCGACTCGGGCAAGGGCAAACGCCGGGACGACGGACTCTCGGCCGCCGCCCGCAAGCAGAG GGACTCGGAGATCATGCAGCAGAAGCAGAAAAAAGCCAACGAGAAGAAGGAGGAGCCCAAATAG